One region of Vigna angularis cultivar LongXiaoDou No.4 chromosome 10, ASM1680809v1, whole genome shotgun sequence genomic DNA includes:
- the LOC108334630 gene encoding ribonuclease III domain-containing protein RNC1, chloroplastic isoform X2, translated as MHRFRGNIWDYDTRPHVMKVLGYPLEVTDRIPEITEARNIELGLGLQLCYMHPSKYKFEHPRFCYERLEYIGQKIQDLVMAERLLTKHLDAPGLWLQQRHRGLLMNKYCGRYLRGKLLHRYIIYDEKIQDTYENNRRKRNPATTAVQQALHGLSYLVYGKRDVRRLMFEFFDFEQIQPKEVA; from the exons ATGCATCGTTTTAGGGGCAATATATGGGATTATGATACCAGACCCCATGTTATGAAAGTACTTGGATATCCATTAGAAGTAACAGACAGAATCCCAGAAATTACTGAAGCCAGGAACATAGAGCTTGGACTTGGCTTGCAG CTATGCTACATGCATCCATCGAAGTACAAGTTTGAGCATCCTCGATTTTGCTACGAGAGATTAGAATACATTGGCCAAAAGATACAG GATTTGGTGATGGCTGAAAGATTATTGACGAAGCATTTAGATGCTCCGGGGTTGTGGCTGCAACAGAGGCACCGTGGCCTTCTTATGAATAAGTATTGTGGAAGATATTTGAGAGGCAAACTTCTCCACCGGTATATTATATATGATGAAAAGATTCAAGACACTTATGAGAATAACCGGAGAAAAAGAAACCCAGCCACAACTGCTGTTCAACAAGCTCTTCATGGGCTTTCATATCTTGTTTATGGAAAACGTGACGTGAGACGTCTCATGTTTGAGTTTTTTGACTTTGAGCAGATTCAGCCTAAAGAAGTAGCCTAA